Proteins found in one Hyla sarda isolate aHylSar1 chromosome 7, aHylSar1.hap1, whole genome shotgun sequence genomic segment:
- the LOC130282415 gene encoding trypsin-like, which translates to MKFLVVAVLLGVAAAFDDDDKIVGGYTCAKNSIPYQASLNSGYHFCGGTLINNLWVVSAAHCYKSSIQVRLGEHNIAQNEGTEQFINSAKVIRHGSYSSRTLDNDIMLIKLATPAAINSYVKPVGLPTGCLPAGTSCLISGWGNTLSSGTNMPSQLQCLDAPILTTAQCTNAYPGEITGNMICVGYLEGGKDSCQGDSGGPVVCNGQLQGVVSWGYGCALRNYPGVYTKVCNYNSWISSTVAAN; encoded by the exons ATGAAGTTTCTCGTAGTAGCAGTCCTACTTGGAGTGGCAG CCGCCTTCGATGACGATGACAAAATCGTCGGAGGGTACACCTGCGCCAAAAACTCCATCCCTTACCAGGCCTCTCTGAACTCCGGATACCATTTCTGTGGCGGGACCCTGATCAACAACTTATGGGTGGTCTCTGCTGCTCACTGCTACAAGTC GAGCATCCAAGTTCGTCTGGGAGAGCATAACATTGCCCAAAATGAAGGTACTGAGCAATTTATTAACTCCGCCAAAGTCATCAGACATGGAAGCTACAGCTCCAGAACCCTGGACAATGACATCATGTTGATCAAGCTGGCCACTCCCGCTGCAATCAACTCCTACGTCAAGCCTGTTGGTCTGCCCACCGGTTGTTTACCTGCTGGCACCAGCTGTCTGATCTCCGGATGGGGCAACACCCTCAGCAGTGGAA CCAACATGCCTTCCCAGCTGCAGTGCCTGGACGCCCCCATCCTGACCACTGCCCAGTGTACCAATGCCTACCCCGGAGAGATCACCGGCAACATGATCTGTGTTGGATACCTGGAAGGTGGCAAGGATTCCTGCCAG GGTGACTCCGGTGGACCCGTGGTCTGCAATGGACAGCTCCAGGGTGTTGTCTCCTGGGGATATGGCTGTGCCCTCAGGAACTATCCTGGTGTCTACACCAAGgtctgcaactacaactcctggatCTCCAGCACAGTTGCCGCCAACTAG